From Salarias fasciatus chromosome 5, fSalaFa1.1, whole genome shotgun sequence, a single genomic window includes:
- the dstyk gene encoding dual serine/threonine and tyrosine protein kinase, which translates to MEGNVQQQKTTPLARELTKIFSSYNKHSVQLKKNLKETNSFFREIRQNYSNACASTISSDSASLEAGQLSCISFPSHEEEFLRNTVGAAPYILVLGQDCAARYQLLNCLLGERLLPLGPEAGEACEGVQGTVCKRRKLCFTHGRQTRLSLALPGQYELVHQLAANRGRWDTVPREDLEIHEECEDPAHRLAELEITLHHPLLQEAKVMVVPCPSVQPIEEALEDCTRSVIPVILYAINQDTLSTEQVAELWKVKEMLPFPICFVRIPDSIAAASPEPGRRAEKEREKSALHKQLLSLGFLNNPTANCSCGAPTQMPTPGAKPQSMLGEAFERLHRLLVPFTRQVLQNQQVEAANLLNGVHCRCLDLFINQAFDMQRDLQITPRRLEYTREKEGELFTSLMAIANRKQEEMKEMIVETLSSMKEQLLDDAANLEFTDIIVTTNGEPVTSKEIKSCIHQIQELIVVRLNQAVANKLISSVDYLRESFVGTLERCLSSLEKSTFDSSVHNITSNHLKQLLNAAYHVEVTFHSGSSVTRLVWEQIKQILHRITFVNPPAITPEWKRKVAQDAIESLSAAKLARSICSQFRTRLNSSHEAFAASLRQLEEGHTGRLERTEDLWLRVRKDHAPRLARLSLESRSLRDVLLHGKPKLGRELGRGQYGVVYLCDSWGGHYPCALKSVVPPDDKHWNDLALEFHYTRSLPKHERLVDLHGSVIDHTYGGGSNIAVLLIMERLHRDLYTGLKAGLALRERLQIALDVVEGIRFLHGQGLLHRDIKLKNVLLDKQNRAKITDLGFCKPEAMMSGSIVGTPIHMAPELFTGKYDNSVDVYAFGILFWYLCTGSVKLPEAFEKCSSKDQLWNNVKKGARPERLPSFDKECWQLMEACWNGDPSLRPLLGIVEPSLQSIMVRLCNCDSEQKSSSLEDSN; encoded by the exons ATGGAGGGCAATGTGCAACAACAGAAAACCACTCCTCTGGCCCGAGAACTGACCAAGATATTCAGCAGCTACAACAAGCACTCCGTGCAGCTGAAGAAGAACCTGAAGGAGACCAACTCTTTCTTCAGAGAGATCAGGCAGAACTACAGCAATGCGTGTGCGTCGACCATTAGTTCGGATTCCGCTTCACTGGAGGCAG GTCAGCTTAGCTGCATCTCTTTTCCGAGTCACGAGGAAGAGTTCCTCCGCAACACGGTGGGTGCTGCCCCGTACATCCTGGTTCTGGGGCAAGACTGCGCTGCTCGCTACCAGCTGCTCAACTGTCTTCTGGGAGAGAGGCTGCTGCCGCTGGGCCCCGAGGCTGGAGAGGCATGCGAAGGAGTGCAGGGCACCGTGTGCAAGAGGCGGAAGCTGTGTTTCACTCACGGGAGGCAAACACGGCTCAGTCTGGCCCTGCCAGGACAGTACGAGCTGGTGCACCAGCTGGCGGCCAACCGCGGCCGCTGGGACACGGTTCCCAGAGAGGACTTAGAGATCCACGAGGAGTGTGAGGACCCAGCTCACCGGCTAGCAGAGCTGGAAATCACGCTGCATCACCCGCTGCTTCAG GAAGCAAAGGTCATGGTGGTGCCTTGTCCGAGTGTCCAGCCCATCGAAGAGGCGCTGGAGGACTGCACCCGCAGCGTGATCCCCGTCATCCTCTACGCCATCAACCAGGACACCCTGAGCACAGAGCAGGTGGCCGAGCTGTGGAAGGTCAAAGAGATGCTCCCCTTTCCCATCTGCTTCGTCCGCATCCCCGACTCCATCGCGGCGGCCTCGCCGGAGCCTGGCCGCCGCGccgagaaagagagggagaagagcgCCCTCCACAAGCAGCTACTCTCCCTCGGCTTCCTGAACAACCCCACGGCGAACTGCTCCTGCGGTGCCCCCACGCAGATGCCCACCCCGGGAGCCAAGCcccagagcatgctgggagaagCCTTTGAAAGACTGCACCGCCTGCTGGTGCCGTTCACTCGCCAGGTGCTTCAGAACCAGCAGGTGGAAGCCGCCAACCTGCTGAACGGGGTTCACTGTCGATGCCTGGACCTTTTTATCAACCAG GCCTTTGACATGCAGAGAGACCTGCAGATAACGCCCCGCCGGCTGGAGTACACCCGTGAGAAAGAGGGTGAACTCTTCACCTCCCTCATGGCCATCGCTAACCGAAaacaggaggagatgaaggagatGATTGTGGAGACGCTCAGCAGcatgaaggagcagctgctggacgatGCTGCCAATCTGGAGTTCACAG ACATCATCGTAACAACAAACGGAGAGCCTGTTACGTCAAAGGAGATCAAATCGTGCATCCACCAGATCCAGGAGCTGATAGTGGTTCGCTTGAATCAGGCTGTGGCCAACAAGCTGATCAGCTCCGTGGACTATCTGAGGGAAAGCTTTGTGGGGACCCTGGAGCGATGCCTCAGCAGCCTGGAGAAATCCACCTTTGACTCCTCGGTTCACAACATTACTTCAAACCACCTCAAACAG TTGCTAAACGCTGCCTACCACGTCGAGGTCACCTTTCATTCAGGTTCGTCCGTCACGAGACTCGTGTGGGAGCAAATCAAGCAG ATACTCCACAGGATAACGTTTGTCAACCCTCCCGCCATCACCCCCGAGTGGAAGCGGAAAGTAGCGCAGGACGCCATCGAAAGCCTCAGCGCTGCCAAACTGGCGCGAAGCATCTGCTCTCAGTTCAGAACCCGTCTGAACAGCTCCCACGAAGCCTTCGCAGCATCTCTGCGCCAG ctggaggagggacacACGGGCCGTCTGGAGCGCACCGAGGATCTGTGGCTGCGTGTGAGGAAGGACCACGCCCCCCGGCTGGCCCGCCTGTCCTTGGAGAGCCGCTCCCTGAGGGACGTGCTGCTGCACG GCAAGCCGAAGCTGGGCCGGGAGCTGGGCCGGGGTCAGTACGGAGTGGTGTACCTGTGTGACAGCTGGGGCGGGCACTACCCCTGCGCCCTCAAGTCCGTCGTACCGCCCGACGATAAACACTGGAACGACCTGGCTTTAGAGTTTCACTACACCAG GTCCCTGCCCAAACATGAGCGGCTGGTCGACCTGCACGGCTCGGTTATCGATCACACTTACGGCGGCGGCTCCAACATCGCCGTGCTGCTGATCATGGAGCGGCTGCACCGAGACCTCTACACAGGCCTGAAG GCCGGTTTGGCTCTGAGGGAGCGGCTTCAGATCGCTCTGGACGTGGTGGAGGGGATCCGCTTCCTCCACGGTCAGGGTCTGTTGCACCGAGACATCAAGCTAAAAAACGTTCTG TTGGACAAACAAAACCGTGCGAAGATCACTGACCTCGGTTTCTGTAAGCCAGAGGCCATGATGTCCGGCAGCATCGTGGGGACTCCCATCCACATGGCTCCAGAGCTGTTTACAG GAAAATACGACAACTCCGTGGACGTTTACGCCTTCGGCATCCTGTTCTGGTATCTGTGCACCGGTTCAGTGAAGCTCCCAGAGGCCTTTGAGAAATGCTCCAGCAAGGACCAGCTGTGGAACAACGTCAAGAAAG GTGCCCGGCCCGAGCGGCTGCCCTCCTTCGATAAGGAATGCTGGCAGCTGATGGAGGCGTGCTGGAATGGAGACCCTTCCCTGAGACCCCTGCTCGGCATCGTGGAGCCCAGCCTGCAAAGCATCATGGTCCGGCTCTGCAACTGCGACTCGgagcagaagagcagcagcctcGAAGactcaaactga